From Arachis stenosperma cultivar V10309 chromosome 2, arast.V10309.gnm1.PFL2, whole genome shotgun sequence, one genomic window encodes:
- the LOC130961748 gene encoding protein ACTIVITY OF BC1 COMPLEX KINASE 3, chloroplastic: protein MATVSAPLVSSPKPSSSSSSPSSSYHASISFSKFTTKTNSFRPKRTITRTRSLTWLNPQQPRAALVEATPPPPPPTSAAPPPRPPQPSVKVLALPADRADDLQAEARAMARASNATLYTPELIASRYKSRPFKVVGRTFQILSALGTFALKLFIDQRNGTLDQNKRIRAIELRNIFTRLGPTFVKLGQGLSTRPDLCPPEYLEELSELQDGLPTFPDVDAFACIEEELGLSLESIYSTISPSPIAAASLGQVYKARLKYSGKLVAVKVQRPGIEEAIGLDFYLIRGLGFLINKYVDVITTNVVALIDEFARRVFQELNYVQEGQNARRFKKLYADKQDIFVPDVFWDYTSAKVLTMEWVDGVKLNEQEAIEKQGLKVLDLVNAGIQCSLRQLLEYGYFHADPHPGNLLATPEGKLAFLDFGMMSETPEEARFAIIGHVVHLVNRDYEAMARDYYALDFLSSDVDVSPIVPALRDFFDDALNYTVSELNFKTLVDGLGNVLYQYPFNVPAYYALILRSLTVLEGLALYADPNFKVLAASYPYFAKRLLTDPNPYLRDALIELLFKDAKFRWNRLENLLAQGKKDRDFSAKEALQPVLKVLLSPDGEELRTLVIKEAVRVSEAFTIGTISSTYQALPDFMRNLVFSANANGPLAMSETELQSMIELRDQVIRVWGLLRTSNDFEPALLLPILQVLQQPEARRLGGRVVGGITQRLAARFLQQVLRVQTSSSS from the exons ATGGCTACAGTTTCAGCACCTTTGGTTTCTTCTCCCAaaccctcttcttcttcttcttctccttcttcttcttaccATGCTTCCATTTCCTTCTCAAAATTCACCACAAAAACAAACTCTTTCAGACCCAAAAGAACCATAACCAGAACCAGAAGCTTAACATGGCTGAATCCACAACAACCACGTGCTGCACTCGTGGAAgcaacaccaccaccaccaccaccaacctCAGCTGCGCCACCACCACGGCCACCACAACCATCAGTGAAGGTTCTTGCACTCCCTGCTGACCGTGCTGATGACCTTCAAGCCGAAGCAAGAGCCATGGCACGTGCTTCCAATGCCACTCTATACACCCCTGAACTCATTGCCTCCAGATACAAATCACGACCCTTCAAG GTGGTGGGAAGGACCTTTCAGATTCTGAGTGCTTTGGGTACTTTTGCGTTGAAGCTTTTCATTGACCAAAGGAATGGGACGCTTGATCAGAATAAGAGGATTCGTGCAATTGAGCTTAGGAACATATTCACTAGATTGGGACCTACTTTTGTGAAATTGGGTCAGGGATTGTCTACTAGACCTGATTTGTGTCCACCTGAGTATTTGGAAGAGCTCTCTGAACTTCAA GATGGTTTGCCGACATTTCCTGATGTGGATGCCTTTGCATGCATTGAGGAAGAATTAGGACTATCCCTCGAATCTATCTACTCGACTATATCTCCGTCACCCATAGCAGCAGCCAGTTTAGGCCAAGTTTACAAGGCTCGGCTGAAGTACTCTGGGAAACTTGTTGCCGTAAAGGTGCAACGCCCTGGTATAGAGGAAGCTATTGGATTGGATTTCTACCTTATAAGAGGCCTAGGGTTTCTTATAAATAAATATGTGGATGTAATAACCACCAATGTTGTTGCACTTATTGACGAATTTGCACGGAGGGTATTTCAAGAGCTTAACTATGTGCAG GAGGGACAAAATGCAAGGAGGTTCAAAAAATTGTATGCCGACAAGCAGGATATTTTCGTCCCCGATGTTTTCTGGGACTACACAAGTGCTAAAGTACTGACAATGGAATGGGTTGATGGAGTAAAACTCAACGAGCAAGAAGCAATTGAGAAACAAGGATTAAAGGTCTTGGATTTGGTGAACGCCGGCATTCAGTGCAGCCTTAGACAACTACTTGAGTATGGATATTTCCATGCAGATCCTCATCCTGGGAATCTCTTGGCAACACCCGAGGGAAAGCTTGCTTTTCTAGATTTCGGGATGATGAGCGAGACACCAGAAGAAGCAAGATTTGCCATAATTGGTCATGTTGTTCACTTGGTTAACCGGGACTATGAGGCTATGGCTCGTGATTATTATGCTCTTGATTTCTTGTCAAGTGATGTTGATGTGTCTCCAATTGTACCGGCACTTCGCGACTTTTTCGATGATGCACTTAATTATACCGTGAGCGAGCTTAACTTCAAAACACTAGTGGATGGTCTGGGAAATGTTTTGTATCAATATCCATTTAATG TGCCGGCATACTATGCATTAATATTGAGGTCTCTCACTGTCTTAGAAGGTTTAGCCCTTTATGCTGATCCGAATTTTAAGGTGCTTGCTGCTTCATACCCATATTTTGCTAAGAGGCTCCTAACAGACCCAAATCCCTATCTAAGAGATGCTCTTATTGAGTTGCTGTTCAAGGATGCAAAATTCAG ATGGAATAGACTTGAAAACCTGCTAGCTCAAGGGAAGAAGGACCGAGATTTCTCAGCGAAAGAGGCTCTACAACCTGTTCTGAAGGTATTATTAAGTCCAGATGGTGAAGAGCTAAGGACTCTAGTAATCAAAGAGGCCGTTCGCGTATCCGAAGCTTTTACTATTGGCACTATTTCCTCAACATACCAGGCTCTTCCTGACTTTATGAGGAACCTTGTTTTCAGTGCTAATGCCAATGGACCCCTTGCAATGTCAGAAACTGAATTGCAAAGTATGATAGAGCTAAGGGATCAAGTGATTAGGGTATGGGGACTTCTGAGAACCTCTAATGATTTCGAACCAGCTCTTTTGCTACCAATACTACAG GTCCTTCAGCAACCTGAGGCTCGCAGACTTGGGGGGCGTGTCGTGGGTGGTATCACTCAACGCCTTGCAGCACGCTTTCTCCAGCAAGTACTCCGAGTGCAAACATCATCGTCGTCGTAG